The Lujinxingia vulgaris genome includes a region encoding these proteins:
- a CDS encoding TetR/AcrR family transcriptional regulator: MVRTRFENLDGERQEEILEAAGEEFAERGYEAASVNQIIRRAKISKGSLYYYFEDKADLFATVFMQASERFLTRVGGFDVDALTAETFWPEIERMGRLGMEMLRRDTWYVRLVRSLKSGLPGGISEKAAEKVHAWGERHTERVLWRGQELGLVRDDVPMAWLVTMTMAMGEASDRWMLRHIDTMNERDVELFLARALDGYRRLWSPGEAGTWEAVDEET, encoded by the coding sequence GTGGTCAGGACGCGATTTGAAAATCTGGATGGGGAGCGCCAGGAGGAGATCCTGGAGGCGGCCGGCGAGGAGTTTGCCGAGCGCGGCTATGAGGCGGCCTCGGTCAATCAGATCATTCGGCGGGCGAAGATCAGCAAGGGGTCGCTCTACTATTACTTCGAGGATAAGGCAGACCTCTTTGCGACGGTGTTCATGCAGGCCAGCGAGCGTTTTTTAACGCGGGTGGGCGGGTTTGATGTGGACGCGCTGACGGCGGAGACCTTCTGGCCGGAGATCGAGCGGATGGGGCGGCTGGGGATGGAGATGCTGCGGCGGGACACCTGGTATGTGCGTCTTGTGCGTTCGCTGAAGTCGGGTCTGCCCGGGGGGATCTCCGAGAAGGCCGCGGAGAAGGTTCATGCGTGGGGAGAGCGGCATACCGAGCGGGTGTTGTGGCGAGGACAGGAGCTGGGGCTTGTGCGAGACGATGTGCCGATGGCCTGGCTTGTGACGATGACGATGGCGATGGGGGAGGCCTCGGATCGGTGGATGCTGCGGCATATCGACACGATGAATGAGCGCGATGTGGAGCTTTTTCTGGCGCGGGCGTTGGATGGGTATCGGCGCCTCTGGAGTCCCGGCGAAGCGGGGACGTGGGAAGCTGTAGACGAGGAGACGTGA
- a CDS encoding outer membrane lipoprotein-sorting protein: MSKARAGWMIAVVLGLAVGLMPLASDAQSPEPGSSEGVTQPAEAQALPELSEVLERLDRLYMASSSRGRLKMTVVNERGTRELELEQWSRGRDEALMVIRAPAREAGTATLRSDEGLWNYAPRADRLIRVPTGMLSEAWMGSHFSNDDLMRETSLEDDYHAELRWIDLDGERVVQVELRPREGAPVVWEKVLYEVGAGDGLPRRARFFSGGKVERTMVFSGVRELGGRRLPSIVTMRPAESGEYTRMEYLEMAFDVPVDASTFTRQGLRRVARTR, from the coding sequence ATGAGTAAGGCGCGAGCAGGTTGGATGATCGCGGTGGTGCTGGGGCTTGCTGTGGGGCTAATGCCCCTGGCGAGTGACGCGCAGTCACCGGAGCCAGGGAGCAGCGAGGGCGTTACGCAGCCGGCAGAGGCGCAGGCGTTGCCGGAGCTGAGCGAGGTGTTGGAGCGCCTGGATCGGCTCTATATGGCGTCGAGCTCAAGGGGGCGATTGAAGATGACGGTGGTCAATGAGCGGGGGACCCGGGAGCTGGAGCTTGAGCAGTGGAGTCGGGGGCGAGATGAGGCGCTGATGGTGATCCGGGCGCCGGCGCGGGAGGCGGGGACGGCGACGCTGCGTTCGGACGAGGGGCTTTGGAACTACGCGCCTCGGGCCGATCGCCTGATTCGCGTTCCGACCGGGATGTTGAGTGAGGCGTGGATGGGGAGTCATTTCTCCAACGACGATCTGATGCGCGAGACGAGCCTGGAGGACGACTACCACGCGGAGCTGCGCTGGATTGACCTGGATGGTGAGCGGGTGGTGCAGGTGGAACTTCGCCCTCGGGAGGGGGCACCGGTGGTCTGGGAGAAGGTGCTCTACGAGGTCGGCGCAGGAGACGGGCTGCCGCGTCGCGCGCGTTTCTTTTCGGGGGGCAAGGTGGAGCGGACGATGGTGTTTTCCGGGGTGCGGGAGCTGGGCGGGCGGAGGTTACCGTCGATTGTGACCATGCGGCCGGCCGAGAGCGGGGAGTACACGCGGATGGAGTACCTGGAGATGGCCTTTGATGTGCCTGTGGATGCGTCGACCTTTACGCGCCAGGGTCTTCGGCGTGTGGCGAGGACGCGATGA
- a CDS encoding ABC transporter permease, which translates to MILRLAFRNLLRNRWRSLLTSGGVALAVAMMIWTVSFLDGWMGAMVRGSTALDSLQVQIERADYVEEPAIYRSFDVTPETLERLEGEAGVEAVSARVRLFGLLGDEQRSQVAQVIGVDPPREARATPVEEAVVQGRWLAVQEVNDGPGEVVLGDRLARQLEAEVGDELVVFLEAADGSLGNDVFEVVGVVRTGTSTIDRQAAYVHLERARYLGALEGQVHEVVIGAADLSQAPALAQRLSPVIEELVSEQEMAVRPWQEVLPSIAEMVELTGSSNAVMYLIIYLVASLGIMNTQRMSALERRREFGVLMAIGVSPRRLFWIVVLETVVLGVMGALLGVVLGASLSLYHASAGLDLAMFSPQSSFSYMGVSFSERIYTAVGLRTVVEPAVVMIVVSVLCGLWPATQSARVEIARAISGRS; encoded by the coding sequence ATGATCCTACGCCTGGCGTTTCGAAATTTATTGCGCAACCGCTGGCGCAGCCTGCTGACCTCGGGAGGGGTGGCGCTGGCGGTGGCGATGATGATCTGGACGGTGAGTTTTCTCGACGGGTGGATGGGGGCGATGGTGCGCGGGAGCACCGCGCTGGACTCGTTGCAGGTTCAGATTGAGCGGGCGGATTATGTGGAGGAGCCGGCGATTTACCGCTCGTTTGATGTGACGCCGGAGACGCTTGAGCGCCTGGAGGGGGAGGCGGGCGTCGAAGCGGTGAGCGCGCGGGTGCGCCTCTTCGGACTGCTGGGCGATGAGCAGCGCTCGCAGGTGGCGCAGGTCATCGGGGTGGATCCGCCGCGGGAGGCGCGAGCGACGCCGGTGGAGGAGGCGGTGGTCCAGGGGCGATGGCTGGCCGTGCAGGAGGTTAACGATGGGCCGGGGGAGGTGGTGCTCGGGGATCGTCTGGCGCGCCAGCTTGAGGCGGAGGTGGGTGATGAGCTGGTGGTCTTTTTGGAGGCGGCCGACGGCTCTCTGGGAAACGATGTGTTTGAGGTCGTGGGGGTGGTGCGAACGGGGACTTCGACCATCGATCGCCAGGCGGCGTATGTGCATCTGGAGCGGGCCCGTTATCTGGGAGCGCTGGAGGGGCAGGTGCACGAAGTTGTGATCGGAGCAGCAGACCTCTCTCAGGCGCCCGCGCTCGCGCAGCGGCTCTCGCCGGTGATCGAAGAGCTTGTTAGCGAGCAGGAGATGGCGGTGCGGCCCTGGCAGGAGGTTTTGCCGAGCATCGCCGAGATGGTGGAGCTGACCGGGAGCAGCAACGCGGTGATGTATCTGATCATCTACCTGGTGGCGAGCCTGGGGATCATGAACACCCAGCGGATGAGCGCCCTGGAGCGGCGGAGGGAGTTCGGGGTGTTGATGGCCATCGGGGTGAGCCCGCGCCGGCTCTTCTGGATTGTGGTGCTGGAGACGGTGGTGCTGGGGGTGATGGGGGCGTTGCTGGGGGTGGTGCTCGGGGCGAGTTTGAGTCTGTATCACGCGAGCGCGGGGTTGGATCTGGCGATGTTTTCGCCGCAGTCCTCCTTTAGTTACATGGGCGTCTCATTCAGCGAGCGCATCTACACCGCGGTGGGCCTGCGTACGGTGGTGGAGCCGGCGGTGGTGATGATCGTGGTCAGTGTGCTGTGCGGCCTGTGGCCGGCCACACAGAGTGCGCGGGTGGAGATCGCCCGGGCGATCTCAGGGAGGAGCTAA
- a CDS encoding ABC transporter permease has protein sequence MWKIAWRNLWRNRTRTAIIASAIAFSYGLMLISMGVSADSYAKMEAKAQEATGGSVLVHGAGWWESQGSDVVVGEPAPVMERAGELPEVVEVMPRVIINGLLSSARGNEAVRLIGVVLEREEALADLDDDLVEGAFFSEQYDAPVVISEGLAQRLSVSVGDKVVLTASRVDGEVTRALFYVSGLLKSGMAAEADLQAYTPLKTAQEAVGMGEALTQVGVLVRGVEAQDEVIAALNEVEGAGELEVLSWQEAVPEMSGLLEFDEAVNQIYFAVIFLIVLFAIANTFLMAVMERVREYGLLSALGVGPGQVGRLVIWEALYMALVGMVVGFVMGLVGHLVIAHVGIDMAAMGAGDMEMAGIGMNDLVVRSHLEPMRWLVASVMVLAVVMISAVYPAVRAMRLAPSQAMRFYE, from the coding sequence ATGTGGAAGATCGCCTGGCGTAACCTGTGGAGAAACCGCACGAGGACGGCGATCATCGCCTCGGCGATCGCGTTCTCGTACGGGCTGATGTTGATATCGATGGGGGTGAGCGCGGATAGCTACGCGAAGATGGAGGCCAAGGCTCAGGAGGCCACCGGGGGCAGCGTGCTGGTGCACGGAGCCGGGTGGTGGGAGAGCCAGGGGAGCGACGTGGTGGTGGGGGAGCCTGCGCCCGTGATGGAGCGCGCCGGGGAGTTGCCCGAGGTGGTGGAGGTGATGCCGCGGGTGATCATCAACGGTCTGCTCTCGAGCGCGCGCGGCAATGAAGCGGTGAGGTTGATCGGGGTGGTGCTGGAGCGGGAGGAGGCGCTGGCGGACCTCGATGACGATCTTGTGGAGGGGGCGTTTTTCTCGGAGCAGTACGATGCGCCGGTGGTGATCAGTGAGGGGCTGGCGCAGCGCCTGAGCGTGTCGGTGGGCGATAAGGTGGTGCTGACCGCCTCGCGGGTCGATGGGGAGGTGACGCGCGCGCTCTTTTATGTGAGCGGGCTGCTCAAGAGCGGGATGGCCGCGGAGGCGGACCTGCAGGCGTACACTCCTCTGAAAACGGCGCAGGAGGCGGTGGGGATGGGGGAGGCGCTCACCCAGGTGGGTGTGCTGGTGAGGGGCGTTGAGGCTCAGGATGAGGTGATCGCGGCGTTAAACGAGGTGGAGGGGGCCGGGGAACTGGAGGTGCTCAGCTGGCAGGAGGCCGTCCCGGAGATGAGCGGTTTGTTGGAGTTCGATGAGGCGGTCAACCAGATCTACTTTGCGGTGATCTTTTTGATCGTGCTCTTTGCCATCGCCAACACCTTTTTGATGGCGGTGATGGAGCGCGTTCGGGAGTACGGCCTGCTCAGCGCGCTGGGAGTGGGGCCGGGGCAGGTGGGACGGCTGGTGATCTGGGAGGCGCTGTACATGGCGCTGGTGGGGATGGTTGTGGGGTTTGTGATGGGGTTGGTCGGGCATCTGGTCATCGCGCATGTCGGCATCGACATGGCGGCGATGGGGGCCGGAGATATGGAGATGGCCGGCATCGGGATGAACGATCTGGTGGTGCGCAGTCACCTGGAGCCGATGCGTTGGCTGGTGGCTTCGGTGATGGTTCTGGCCGTGGTGATGATCAGCGCGGTGTATCCGGCGGTGCGGGCGATGCGCCTGGCGCCGTCGCAGGCGATGAGGTTTTACGAATGA
- a CDS encoding ABC transporter ATP-binding protein produces MSESRGEDKPLIEVRDLERVYHQGEVEVRALRGINLEVERGEFTALAGPSGSGKTTLLNMIGCLDDPSSGEVRIEGDRVSGMSRTEAAEYRLGHIGFVFQAYNLIPVLTAWENAEFVLLMQGVSKEERHAILDPLFERVGLADYKDRKPHEMSGGQQQRVAVVRALGSRPRIVLADEPTANLDSATSASLLDLMLELNQERGVTFVFSTHDEMVIERARRVIRLDSGRVVADERD; encoded by the coding sequence ATGAGTGAGTCACGCGGCGAAGATAAGCCTCTGATTGAGGTTCGAGACCTGGAGCGGGTTTACCATCAGGGCGAGGTTGAGGTTCGAGCCCTGCGGGGGATCAACCTTGAGGTGGAGCGCGGGGAGTTTACGGCCCTGGCCGGTCCTTCGGGATCGGGGAAGACAACGCTGCTCAATATGATCGGCTGCCTCGATGATCCGAGCTCGGGGGAGGTTCGTATTGAAGGCGATCGCGTCAGCGGGATGAGCCGGACCGAGGCTGCGGAGTACCGGCTGGGGCATATCGGCTTTGTGTTTCAGGCCTACAACCTCATTCCGGTGCTCACCGCCTGGGAGAACGCCGAGTTTGTGCTTCTGATGCAGGGGGTGAGCAAGGAGGAGCGCCACGCCATCCTGGACCCGCTTTTTGAGCGGGTGGGGCTTGCGGATTATAAAGATCGCAAACCGCACGAGATGAGCGGCGGGCAGCAACAACGCGTCGCGGTAGTGCGTGCGCTGGGAAGTCGCCCCCGGATTGTGCTGGCCGATGAGCCGACGGCGAACCTCGACAGCGCCACCAGCGCGTCTCTGCTCGACTTGATGCTGGAGCTCAATCAGGAGCGGGGGGTGACCTTTGTGTTCTCCACGCACGACGAGATGGTCATTGAGCGCGCGCGGCGTGTGATTCGCCTGGACAGTGGCCGGGTGGTGGCTGATGAGCGGGATTGA
- a CDS encoding STAS/SEC14 domain-containing protein: MFELDNPKGGNFVILRVDGRVQGEDYDRVIPRLKRYFGEHGQLNMMVVVESTEGLDASSVWEELGLSQRELASVMRFGVVGDAREDAWIGQLSAPLMHTEVRYFDVGEEEAAERWVRAGRAAASPGAQA; this comes from the coding sequence ATGTTCGAATTGGACAATCCGAAGGGTGGGAACTTCGTGATCTTGCGGGTGGATGGGCGAGTTCAGGGGGAGGATTACGACCGGGTTATTCCGAGGCTCAAGCGCTACTTCGGCGAGCACGGTCAGCTCAATATGATGGTGGTGGTGGAGTCCACCGAAGGGCTGGATGCGTCGAGTGTGTGGGAGGAGCTGGGGTTGTCGCAACGCGAGCTGGCCTCGGTGATGCGTTTTGGCGTGGTGGGGGATGCGCGCGAAGACGCCTGGATTGGCCAGCTGAGCGCCCCGCTGATGCACACCGAGGTGCGCTACTTTGATGTTGGCGAGGAGGAAGCGGCGGAGCGGTGGGTTCGTGCGGGTCGTGCTGCTGCGTCGCCGGGGGCGCAGGCCTGA
- the argH gene encoding argininosuccinate lyase: MTTPLWDKGQTDIDRELMAFTAGEDVILDRQLFGYDIQASIAHVRGLGRIDLLSAEEADALTRALQDLAVAFKEGDFQLDERFEDGHSAIEFYLTEKLGELGKKVHSGRSRNDQVLVAQRLFLRDALGRVAEKSRAIAGVALERADQMRHAPMPGYTHLQRAVPSSVGMWFAGFAEAFIDNAELARATAHWLNANPLGTAAGYGVNLPLDRQGVGEELGFARMQINPIYTQNSRGKFELQALMALLQALLDLRRLAWDLSLFTTEEFAFVDLPDAYTTGSSIMPNKRNPDVVELLRASTSPAIGAINELLSLLSLPSGYHRDLQNTKGPVLRTLSRGITALGLTAPLLQALSFDEQRLKDAITGPMFATDRAVELTTTGVPFRDAYRQVGAELDQLNTRTPAQSLQSRTSPGGCADLRLDELQRRLEKLA; the protein is encoded by the coding sequence ATGACTACGCCTCTCTGGGATAAAGGCCAGACCGACATCGACCGCGAGCTGATGGCGTTCACCGCCGGCGAAGACGTGATCCTGGACCGTCAGCTCTTTGGCTACGACATCCAGGCCAGCATCGCGCACGTGCGAGGGCTCGGGCGCATCGATCTTCTCAGCGCCGAGGAGGCCGACGCGCTCACCCGGGCGCTGCAAGACCTGGCGGTCGCGTTTAAAGAGGGCGACTTCCAGCTCGACGAGCGCTTTGAAGATGGTCACTCCGCCATCGAGTTCTACCTCACCGAGAAGCTCGGAGAGCTCGGCAAAAAGGTGCATAGCGGCCGCAGTCGCAATGACCAGGTGTTGGTCGCACAGCGCCTCTTTTTGCGCGACGCGCTGGGGCGCGTCGCCGAGAAGAGCCGCGCGATCGCCGGCGTGGCCCTGGAGCGCGCCGACCAGATGCGCCACGCGCCGATGCCCGGCTACACCCACCTCCAGCGCGCGGTGCCCTCCTCGGTGGGCATGTGGTTCGCCGGCTTTGCCGAAGCCTTCATCGACAACGCCGAGCTCGCCCGCGCCACCGCCCACTGGCTCAATGCCAACCCTCTGGGCACCGCCGCGGGCTACGGCGTCAACCTCCCCCTGGACCGCCAGGGCGTCGGCGAGGAGCTGGGCTTTGCGCGTATGCAGATCAACCCGATTTACACCCAGAACAGCCGCGGAAAGTTCGAGCTGCAAGCGCTGATGGCGCTCCTGCAAGCTCTGCTCGACCTTCGCCGCCTGGCCTGGGACCTGAGCCTTTTTACGACCGAAGAGTTTGCCTTTGTCGATCTGCCCGACGCCTACACCACGGGCTCCTCGATCATGCCCAACAAGCGCAACCCCGATGTGGTCGAGCTGCTTCGAGCCTCCACAAGCCCGGCCATCGGCGCGATCAACGAGCTGCTCTCGCTGCTCTCGCTCCCCAGCGGCTACCACCGCGATCTTCAGAACACCAAAGGCCCGGTGCTGCGCACGCTCTCCCGCGGCATCACCGCGCTGGGCCTGACCGCCCCGCTCCTTCAAGCGCTGAGCTTCGATGAGCAACGCCTCAAAGACGCCATCACCGGCCCGATGTTCGCCACCGACCGCGCCGTCGAACTCACCACTACCGGCGTACCCTTCCGCGATGCCTACCGTCAGGTGGGTGCAGAGCTCGACCAACTCAATACGCGCACGCCGGCGCAGAGCCTGCAGAGCCGCACCTCCCCCGGCGGCTGCGCTGACCTGCGCCTCGACGAGCTTCAACGCCGACTCGAAAAGCTCGCGTAA
- the argC gene encoding N-acetyl-gamma-glutamyl-phosphate reductase, with amino-acid sequence MQKKRVGLIGARGHTGAQLIPMLARHPGIELACVSSRELDGEAVVDHIPDAPAGLNFQALTPEDVAALKLDAVILALPNGVASRFVEAIDRAGEDPIIIDLSADRRFDADWTYGLPERNRDLITGARCIANPGCYATGMQLALLPFVDLLASAPRIFGVSGYSGAGTTPSPKNDPEVLRDNILPYALTGHIHEREVSHQLEHPVVFMPHVAPFFRGITLTITCELTRALSPTEALERARASFGNEALITLSQDIPLVRDAAYTHRVNIGGFATTDEGRLTLVATLDNLLKGAATQAMQNLNLAMGFNELEGISL; translated from the coding sequence ATGCAGAAAAAACGCGTCGGACTGATCGGCGCCCGTGGACATACCGGCGCCCAACTCATCCCCATGCTGGCTCGCCACCCGGGCATTGAGCTGGCCTGCGTCAGCTCGCGCGAGCTCGACGGCGAAGCGGTGGTCGACCACATCCCCGACGCCCCCGCCGGGCTCAACTTCCAGGCGCTCACGCCCGAAGACGTCGCCGCGCTCAAGCTGGACGCCGTCATCCTCGCGCTCCCCAACGGCGTCGCGTCGCGCTTTGTTGAGGCCATCGACCGCGCCGGCGAAGATCCGATCATCATCGACTTGAGCGCCGACCGACGCTTCGACGCCGACTGGACTTACGGGCTCCCCGAGCGCAACCGTGACCTCATCACAGGCGCTCGCTGCATCGCCAACCCCGGCTGCTACGCCACCGGGATGCAGCTCGCGCTCTTGCCCTTCGTCGATCTTCTGGCCAGCGCACCGCGCATCTTCGGCGTCTCCGGCTACAGCGGCGCTGGCACCACGCCATCGCCTAAAAACGACCCGGAGGTGCTGCGCGACAACATCCTCCCTTATGCGCTCACCGGACATATCCATGAGCGCGAGGTCAGCCACCAGCTTGAACATCCGGTGGTCTTCATGCCGCATGTCGCTCCCTTCTTCCGGGGCATCACGCTGACGATAACCTGCGAACTTACGCGCGCGCTCAGCCCCACCGAAGCTCTGGAGCGGGCCCGGGCGAGCTTTGGAAACGAAGCGCTGATCACCCTCAGCCAGGACATCCCGCTGGTCCGCGACGCCGCCTACACCCATCGCGTGAACATCGGCGGATTCGCCACCACCGACGAGGGGCGGCTGACCCTGGTCGCCACCCTCGACAACCTGCTCAAAGGCGCCGCCACCCAGGCGATGCAAAACCTCAACCTCGCTATGGGTTTCAACGAGCTTGAAGGAATCTCCCTATGA
- a CDS encoding acetylglutamate kinase — MPETRNTIVRLLQNIGSRKEVEQYLKQFASVESKQFAVIKVGGGVLRHDLEALASSLSFLHQVGLFPIVVLGGGPQLNEALDEAGIETPRIDGMRVTSPDALEVARKVFRDVNLQLVDALEALGTHARPITSGVFEAELLDHERFGLVGEVRGIHTEAIVSAIRSGCLPILSSLGETPSGQIVNINADVAARELALRVEPFKIVFLTPTGGLLDQYDRIIPSVNLTEDFDSLMQQDWIHSGMRLKLQQIKELLDQLPLSSSVSITTPGQLAKELFTHRGSGTLVRRGEAVHCHPSLDGLDQGRIRELLEACFQRQLAEDYFALKPFHRIYLTDSYRATAILTLEEGLPYLDKFGVTRKAQGEGLGQSLWARMKRENSKLFWRARTENPINKWYFQESEGTYREGPWTVFWYGMESFEEMKRCVEIALAMPATFFEHAVADN; from the coding sequence ATGCCGGAAACCCGCAACACGATCGTCCGCCTTCTCCAGAACATCGGCAGCCGCAAAGAGGTCGAGCAGTACCTCAAGCAGTTCGCCAGCGTGGAGTCCAAGCAGTTCGCCGTCATCAAAGTCGGCGGCGGGGTGCTGCGTCACGACCTTGAGGCGCTGGCAAGCTCATTGAGCTTTCTGCATCAGGTGGGGCTCTTCCCCATTGTCGTGCTCGGCGGCGGCCCGCAGCTCAACGAGGCCCTCGACGAAGCCGGCATCGAGACCCCGCGCATCGACGGCATGCGCGTCACCTCCCCAGACGCGCTGGAGGTCGCCCGCAAAGTCTTCCGCGACGTCAACCTCCAGCTGGTTGACGCGCTCGAAGCGCTGGGCACCCACGCCCGCCCCATCACCAGCGGCGTTTTTGAGGCCGAACTCCTCGACCACGAGCGTTTTGGCCTCGTCGGAGAAGTGCGCGGTATTCACACCGAGGCCATCGTCTCGGCCATCCGCAGCGGGTGTCTGCCTATCCTCTCCAGCCTCGGTGAGACGCCCTCGGGGCAAATCGTCAACATCAACGCCGACGTCGCCGCCCGCGAGCTCGCCCTGCGCGTGGAGCCCTTCAAGATCGTCTTCCTCACCCCCACCGGCGGACTGCTCGATCAGTACGATCGCATCATCCCCTCGGTGAACCTCACCGAAGACTTCGACAGCCTGATGCAGCAGGACTGGATTCACTCCGGGATGCGCCTCAAGCTCCAGCAGATCAAAGAGCTCCTCGACCAGCTCCCCCTCTCCTCCTCGGTCTCCATCACCACCCCGGGGCAACTCGCCAAAGAGCTCTTCACCCACCGCGGCTCCGGCACGCTTGTGCGCCGCGGCGAAGCGGTGCATTGCCACCCCAGCCTCGATGGCCTCGATCAGGGCCGCATCCGCGAACTTCTCGAAGCCTGCTTCCAACGCCAGCTCGCTGAGGACTACTTCGCGCTCAAACCTTTTCACCGCATCTACCTGACCGACTCCTACCGGGCCACGGCCATCCTCACCCTGGAGGAGGGCCTCCCCTACCTGGACAAATTCGGCGTGACCCGCAAAGCCCAGGGCGAAGGCCTGGGGCAGTCGCTGTGGGCGCGCATGAAGCGCGAAAACAGCAAACTCTTCTGGCGCGCGCGCACCGAAAACCCCATCAACAAATGGTACTTTCAGGAGTCCGAAGGCACCTACCGTGAAGGCCCCTGGACGGTCTTCTGGTACGGCATGGAGAGTTTTGAAGAGATGAAGCGCTGCGTGGAGATCGCGCTGGCCATGCCCGCGACTTTCTTTGAACACGCCGTCGCCGACAACTAA
- a CDS encoding DMT family transporter: MPWLYLLAAGLLEIAWAAGLKVSEGFSRPLPSFLTVLAMIGSFGLLAMALRSLPLGTAYAVWVGIGAAGTAIVGTLVFNEPMGASRLFFIALLVAGVLGLKLTHTA, encoded by the coding sequence ATGCCCTGGCTCTACCTTCTTGCGGCGGGTCTTCTCGAGATCGCCTGGGCCGCCGGATTGAAAGTCTCCGAAGGCTTTAGTCGCCCGCTGCCCTCCTTTCTCACCGTGCTCGCCATGATCGGCAGCTTCGGTCTGCTCGCCATGGCGCTCCGCTCGCTTCCCCTGGGCACCGCCTACGCGGTGTGGGTGGGCATCGGCGCGGCCGGCACAGCCATCGTCGGCACGCTCGTCTTCAACGAGCCGATGGGGGCAAGCCGCCTCTTCTTCATCGCGCTGCTGGTGGCCGGTGTGCTCGGCCTGAAGTTGACGCACACGGCGTAA
- a CDS encoding acetylornithine deacetylase, with protein sequence MADDLLKRTLEHLRALVGFKTPNPPREMRAGEGIFAYIRAELEKAPGDFAVEEVDLGEGCVWLYARRGQPELLFNVHLDTVPAAPDYSADPWTLRIEDGRAIGLGACDIKGAAAALLAAAQLSEGPCALLFTSDEEAGQSRCVGEFCARTTHDYSAVLVAEPTGARAVLAHRGIRTFSGTFHGRAGHSSGPRALEESALHNAARWISGAVEHARQARDGDTPYSANSEVGGWEIIEHLRGHCFNVGVVEGGKKPNIVAPSAFLRWGIRPRPGDDPDAVAVGFFELAGDDAVTWEMGFVGPSLPADFGPRGLDLLQRASALCERVELPQGAAVDFWTEAALFSQAGWPAIVFGPGDIAQAHTADEFVALDDLERVAHHYVRLMASASA encoded by the coding sequence GTGGCCGACGACCTCCTCAAACGCACCCTGGAGCATCTTCGCGCGCTGGTGGGCTTTAAGACCCCCAACCCTCCGCGCGAAATGCGCGCCGGCGAGGGTATCTTCGCCTACATTCGCGCCGAGCTTGAGAAGGCTCCGGGCGACTTCGCGGTTGAGGAGGTCGATTTGGGCGAGGGCTGCGTCTGGCTTTATGCCAGACGCGGCCAGCCCGAACTTCTTTTTAATGTGCACCTGGATACCGTCCCGGCCGCCCCCGACTACAGCGCCGATCCCTGGACGTTGCGTATCGAAGATGGGCGCGCCATCGGGCTGGGTGCCTGCGACATCAAAGGTGCGGCGGCCGCGCTCCTCGCCGCGGCCCAGTTAAGCGAAGGCCCCTGCGCGCTGCTCTTCACCAGCGATGAAGAAGCCGGGCAGTCGCGTTGCGTTGGCGAGTTCTGCGCGCGCACGACGCACGACTACAGCGCGGTGCTCGTCGCCGAACCCACCGGCGCGCGCGCCGTACTCGCCCATCGCGGCATCCGCACCTTCAGCGGCACATTTCATGGCCGCGCCGGCCACTCCTCGGGCCCGCGCGCGCTCGAAGAGAGCGCGTTGCATAACGCCGCGCGCTGGATCAGCGGGGCGGTCGAACATGCGCGGCAGGCACGCGACGGCGACACCCCATATTCAGCCAACTCGGAGGTGGGGGGCTGGGAGATCATCGAACATCTGCGAGGCCATTGCTTCAACGTCGGCGTTGTCGAAGGCGGCAAAAAGCCCAACATCGTCGCCCCCTCGGCTTTTCTTCGCTGGGGCATCCGCCCCCGCCCCGGCGACGATCCCGACGCGGTGGCCGTCGGCTTCTTTGAGCTCGCCGGCGATGACGCTGTCACTTGGGAGATGGGTTTTGTCGGCCCCTCGCTGCCGGCCGACTTCGGCCCCCGCGGACTGGACCTTTTGCAACGCGCCTCCGCGCTCTGCGAACGCGTGGAACTTCCTCAGGGTGCGGCCGTCGACTTCTGGACCGAAGCCGCGCTCTTCTCCCAGGCGGGCTGGCCTGCCATCGTCTTTGGCCCCGGCGACATCGCCCAGGCCCACACCGCCGATGAGTTCGTCGCGCTGGACGATCTGGAGCGCGTTGCGCACCACTACGTGCGGCTGATGGCTTCGGCGAGTGCCTGA